One genomic window of Daphnia pulex isolate KAP4 chromosome 10, ASM2113471v1 includes the following:
- the LOC124205788 gene encoding inositol 1,4,5-trisphosphate receptor-like translates to MMNFDVHNGEKGDALRKNLLVRYFAKPASHSSKKTELYGGSGISGAGIHSTLSGGTGVGGGVGQSSSLTTHGPGGRLLSRGELCLPEVQVYLDREGTSDLVAELVMKSSLLPNVFMEAVQLGIALLEGGNPVIQRSLYTKLQSAETSAIFFKVFHDKVRESQAEIKSTMSVNTIEMASAGNNKLKDHSHEMKDHFPYDMKMKHQRMMSTRASNGNVTVGERMDPYSDSWNSSRLDDSTTTTTTLSSVNLTLEDLVRQQQQPKSLTTATDSDMESKLSAKVLVMLPVFRFLQLLCENHNRDLQNFLRAQSNKNSYNLVSDDTHVPRLHLRIDDGRTGSARPLH, encoded by the exons ATGATGAATTTCGATGTTCACAATGGCGAAAAG GGAGACGCATTGAGAAAGAATCTTTTAGTTCGCTACTTTGCCAAACCAGCCTCTCATAGTTCTAAAAAGACCGAGCTCTATGGCGGAAGCGGAATCTCTGGTGCTGGAATTCATTCAACATTATCTGGTGGTACTGGTGTTGGAGGCGGTGTGGGACAATCGTCATCGCTGACAACCCACGGACCTGGAGGACGTCTCCTGTCGCGAGGTGAACTGTGTTTGCCCGAGGTGCAAGTGTACCTGGACCGAGAAGGCACCTCTGATTTGGTGGCCGAATTGGTCATGAAGTCGTCGTTGTTGCCCAACGTTTTCATGGAAGCGGTCCAGTTGGGCATCGCTCTGCTGGAAGGCGGCAACCCCGTCATCCAGCGGAGTCTCTACACGAAATTGCAGTCGGCCGAGACGAGCGCCATCTTCTTCAAGGTGTTCCACGACAAAGTCAGAGAGTCGCAAGCGGAAATCAAGTCCACCATGTCGGTCAACACGATCGAAATGGCCTCGGCGGGTAACAACAAGCTCAAGGACCATTCCCATGAAATGAAGGATCATTTCCCGTACGACATGAAGATGAAACATCAACGCATGATGTCCACAAGAGCTTCAAACGGTAACGTCACTGTAGGGGAGCGCATGGATCCTTACAGTGACTCGTGGAACAGCTCCAGGTTGGATGATTCGACTACCACTACAACGACGTTGAGTAGTGTCAACTTGACGCTGGAGGACTTggtgagacaacaacaacaacccaaatcg TTAACTACGGCAACTGATTCGGACATGGAGTCCAAGTTGTCGGCTAAGGTTCTGGTAATGCTGCCCGTCTTCCGCTTCCTGCAGTTGCTGTGTGAGAATCACAATCGAGACCTGCAGAACTTTTTGCGGGCCCAgtccaacaaaaacagttaCAATTTAGTGTCAGACGACACTCATGTTCCTCGACTGCATTTGCGGATCGACGACGGGCGAACTGGGTCTGCTCGGCCTCTACATTAA
- the LOC124204931 gene encoding heat shock protein 83-like — MDTGIGMIKADLVNNLGTIAKSGTKAFMEALSAGADISMIGQFSVGSYSAYLVADKVTVHSKHNDDEQYVWESSAGGSFTIKPDHREPMGRGTKIILHLKDYPMDYLEEKKVKEVVKKNSQFICYPIKLLVEKFYLRKKIADLIRFHTSASGENQVSFKEYVSRMKENQKHIYYITGDNREQVSNSSFVERGKKRGLEVIFMTEPIDEYVVQQLKEYDGKQLVSVTKEGLELPEDDGETKKRESDKAKFEGLCKIIKDILDFALQQTSPTLGGQQGQQNISIVASSVGNLRSHKAQLHSLVQAKSSVIVDVLYRPEYLFQPGTEAQKKCDNGGFIRR; from the exons ATGGATAC TGGTATCGGCATGATCAAGGCTGATTTGGTTAACAACTTGGGTACTATTGCCAAGTCTGGAACTAAAGCTTTCATGGAAGCCCTCTCTGCCGGAGCTGACATCTCCATGATTGGTCAGTTTAGTGTGGGTTCCTACTCTGCTTACCTGGTTGCCGACAAGGTGACAGTTCATTCCAAGCACAATGATGATGAGCAGTATGTTTGGGAATCGTCAGCTGGTGGTTCTTTCACCATCAAGCCTGATCACAGAGAACCCATGGGTAGAGGAACCAAGATTATCCTCCACTTGAAG GATTATCCGATGGATTACCTGGAGGAGAAGAAAGTCAAGGAGGTTGTCAAGAAGAACTCACAGTTCATTTGCTACCCAATCAAGCTATTGGTTGAGAA ATTCTACCTACGCAAGAAGATCGCTGACCTCATCCGTTTCCACACTTCCGCCTCTGGAGAAAACCAGGTTTCCTTCAAGGAATACGTTTCCCGCATGAAGGAGAACCAGAAACACATCTACTACATCACTGGTGACAACAGAGAACAAGTCAGCAACTCCTCATTCGTCGAGCGTGGCAAGAAGCGCGGATTGGAGGTCATCTTCATGACTGAGCCCATTGATGAGTACGTCGTCCAGCAGCTCAAGGAATACGATGGCAAGCAGCTCGTCTCCGTCACCAAGGAGGGTCTGGAACTCCCCGAAGATGATGGAGAAACCAAGAAACGCGAGAGCGACAAGGCCAAATTCGAGGGTCTCTGCAAAATCATAAAGGACATCTTGGACTTCGCTCTTCAACAAACCAGCCCTACACTTGGGGGCCAGCAAGgccagcaaaatatttcgatcgTAGCGTCTTCAGTCGGGAATCTTCGCAGTCACA AGGCTCAACTGCATTCTTTGGTTCAAGCCAAGTCTTCCGTTATCGTCGATGTCCTTTACCGACCGGAATACCTTTTCCAGCCTGGCACGGAAGCACAGAAAAAGTGTGACAATGGCGGATTCATTCGCAGGTAA